A genomic segment from Ruficoccus amylovorans encodes:
- a CDS encoding AIR synthase related protein, translated as MADSKPDTGRYAARGVSATKGEVHAAVDKLDQGLFPGAFCKIVPDVLTGDPAKCNLIHADGSGTKSLIAYLHFRETGEAGIFRGIAQDSIVMNIDDLLCVGATGPILINSTVNRNARAFPGNALAELINGTEEFLATLREYGVNIVSGGGETADVGDVTDTVTVDSCAVAVMDRDKVITGENIVPGLSIIGISSAGQASYESFVNSGIGSNGLTSARHELLSPYYREKYPETYDKATPADLVYCGPYKLEDLLPDGDGMTVGQALLSPTRTYAPIVAKLLGDHRESVRGLVHCSGGGQGKCLRFGRNVHFIKNQLLPIPPVFKAIQHASQTPWKEMYQVFNMGHRLEVYCSPQDTDTLLEVIRSFGVEAAVVGRTEKSEQPDARNHLTIFHGEEMLTYSL; from the coding sequence GTGGCAGATTCCAAACCAGATACCGGCCGTTACGCCGCCCGTGGCGTTTCCGCAACCAAGGGCGAAGTTCACGCCGCCGTGGACAAGCTCGATCAGGGGCTTTTCCCCGGGGCCTTCTGCAAGATCGTCCCTGACGTGCTCACCGGCGACCCCGCCAAGTGCAACCTCATCCACGCCGACGGCTCAGGCACGAAGTCGCTCATCGCCTACCTGCATTTCCGCGAAACGGGCGAGGCGGGCATTTTCCGTGGCATCGCCCAGGACAGCATCGTCATGAACATCGACGACCTGCTCTGCGTCGGCGCGACCGGCCCGATCCTCATTAACAGCACCGTCAACCGCAACGCCCGGGCCTTCCCTGGCAATGCGCTGGCCGAGTTGATCAACGGGACGGAGGAATTTCTGGCCACGCTGCGCGAGTACGGCGTGAACATCGTCAGCGGCGGTGGCGAAACCGCCGATGTGGGCGACGTGACCGACACCGTGACGGTGGACAGCTGCGCGGTGGCAGTGATGGACCGCGACAAGGTGATCACGGGCGAGAACATCGTCCCCGGCCTCTCCATCATCGGCATCAGTTCCGCCGGACAGGCCAGTTACGAGTCCTTTGTCAACAGTGGCATCGGCAGCAACGGCCTGACCAGTGCCCGCCATGAGTTGCTCAGCCCCTACTACCGGGAAAAGTATCCCGAGACGTACGATAAGGCGACGCCCGCCGACCTCGTTTATTGCGGCCCCTACAAGCTGGAAGACCTCCTTCCCGACGGTGACGGCATGACCGTGGGCCAGGCCCTTCTCAGCCCGACCCGCACCTACGCCCCCATCGTGGCGAAGCTCCTTGGCGACCATCGCGAAAGCGTGCGCGGGCTCGTCCACTGCTCCGGCGGCGGGCAGGGCAAGTGCCTGCGCTTCGGGCGCAACGTCCACTTTATCAAAAACCAGTTGCTGCCGATCCCGCCCGTTTTCAAGGCGATCCAGCACGCCAGCCAGACCCCGTGGAAGGAGATGTACCAGGTCTTCAACATGGGGCATCGCCTGGAGGTTTACTGCTCGCCGCAGGACACCGACACCCTGCTCGAAGTCATCCGCTCCTTCGGCGTGGAGGCCGCCGTCGTCGGTCGCACGGAAAAAAGCGAACAGCCCGACGCCCGCAACCACCTGACGATTTTCCACGGCGAGGAGATGCTCACGTACTCCCTCTAG
- the ispF gene encoding 2-C-methyl-D-erythritol 2,4-cyclodiphosphate synthase, whose translation MSQFRIGLGYDIHRFAEGRKLILGGVEIPHSKGLDGHSDADCLTHALADAVLGALGLPDIGHFFPNDDPRCKGMDSQDILRRAVEEAHNRGYRVGNCDIALIAEEPKIAPHLDAMKRVLAQNLRVETTEIGLKATTNEKIGDLGRALGIAAHATVLLEKI comes from the coding sequence ATGAGTCAATTTCGTATCGGACTGGGCTATGATATCCACCGCTTCGCCGAAGGGCGCAAGCTGATCCTGGGCGGCGTTGAAATCCCGCACAGCAAGGGGCTCGACGGCCACTCGGACGCCGATTGCCTGACCCATGCCCTCGCCGACGCCGTGCTCGGCGCGCTCGGCCTGCCCGACATCGGCCACTTCTTCCCCAACGACGACCCGCGCTGCAAGGGCATGGACTCGCAGGACATCCTGCGCCGCGCCGTCGAGGAGGCCCACAACCGCGGCTACCGCGTGGGCAACTGCGACATCGCCCTCATCGCCGAGGAGCCGAAAATCGCCCCTCACCTCGACGCCATGAAGCGAGTCCTGGCCCAAAACCTCCGCGTCGAAACGACCGAGATCGGCCTCAAAGCCACCACCAATGAAAAAATCGGCGATCTGGGACGCGCCTTGGGCATCGCCGCCCACGCCACTGTCCTGCTGGAAAAAATCTAG
- the ispD gene encoding 2-C-methyl-D-erythritol 4-phosphate cytidylyltransferase, translated as MSQAAIFLCAGSGTRMRGAVHDKVLTPLLGLPVLVHSLKAFQTAGIIDQITVVYRDEEQRLDIEKAFAQHNDAGYPINWVEGGRERQDSVFNALNELSLLVEYVFIHDCARPLVHPEALRALSAAVKKDRAAVLAHRVTDTIKKASTRRTLSKRKLRDVPRAGLWAMETPQAFEREMIVEAYRRLRLENLSVTDDTAALAHQHIGVTLVENDWPNPKLTVPGDLDYLEFLISRRLG; from the coding sequence ATGTCACAAGCAGCCATTTTCCTTTGCGCCGGAAGCGGCACCCGCATGCGCGGAGCCGTCCACGACAAGGTGCTCACACCCTTGCTCGGCCTTCCCGTGCTGGTGCACTCGCTCAAGGCGTTCCAGACCGCCGGCATCATTGACCAGATCACCGTCGTTTACCGCGACGAGGAGCAGCGTCTGGACATTGAAAAAGCCTTCGCTCAGCACAACGATGCCGGGTATCCCATCAACTGGGTCGAGGGCGGCCGCGAGCGTCAGGACTCGGTTTTCAACGCGCTCAACGAGCTGTCCCTGCTGGTCGAGTACGTCTTTATCCACGACTGCGCCCGGCCGCTGGTCCACCCGGAGGCCCTGCGGGCCTTGTCAGCTGCCGTGAAAAAGGACCGCGCCGCCGTGCTCGCCCACCGCGTGACCGACACGATCAAAAAAGCCTCCACCCGCCGCACCCTGAGCAAGCGCAAGCTGCGCGACGTGCCCCGCGCCGGACTCTGGGCGATGGAAACGCCGCAGGCTTTCGAGCGCGAGATGATCGTCGAAGCCTACCGCCGCCTGCGCCTCGAAAACCTCAGCGTGACGGACGACACCGCCGCCCTCGCCCACCAGCACATCGGCGTCACCCTGGTCGAGAACGATTGGCCCAACCCCAAGCTGACCGTCCCCGGCGACCTCGATTACCTGGAGTTTCTCATATCCCGGCGGCTGGGCTGA
- the pyrF gene encoding orotidine-5'-phosphate decarboxylase produces MSQPREDCKLILALDVPTREEAFAMLERCGSELRWVKVGLQLFVKYGPDFVKEIADKGYAVFLDLKLHDIPNTVASAVRSLKGLPIGMLTLHSMGGQEMMTRAAEAAAEINPELTLLGVTVLTSMNRTNLATIGFDDDPEAMVLRLARLTAESGLGGLVCSPLELPLVRKELGPKLAIITPGVRPEGASADDQKRTLTPAGAREKGSSFIVVGRPILKAEDPSQAIRRILAELR; encoded by the coding sequence ATGAGTCAGCCCAGAGAGGATTGTAAACTGATACTGGCCCTCGACGTGCCCACGCGCGAGGAAGCCTTTGCCATGCTGGAACGCTGCGGCAGCGAGCTGCGCTGGGTCAAAGTCGGCCTGCAACTGTTCGTCAAGTACGGCCCGGACTTCGTCAAGGAGATCGCCGACAAGGGCTACGCGGTCTTCCTCGACCTCAAGCTGCACGACATCCCCAACACCGTGGCCTCCGCCGTGCGCAGCCTCAAGGGCCTGCCCATCGGCATGCTCACGCTCCACTCCATGGGCGGACAGGAGATGATGACCCGCGCCGCCGAAGCCGCCGCCGAGATTAACCCGGAGCTGACCCTGCTCGGCGTCACCGTGCTCACCTCCATGAACCGCACCAACCTAGCCACCATCGGCTTTGACGACGACCCCGAGGCCATGGTCCTGCGACTGGCCCGGCTGACCGCCGAGTCCGGCCTGGGCGGGCTGGTCTGCTCGCCGCTGGAGCTGCCGCTGGTCCGCAAGGAACTCGGCCCCAAGCTGGCCATCATCACCCCCGGCGTGCGCCCCGAAGGTGCCAGCGCCGACGACCAGAAGCGCACCCTCACGCCCGCCGGTGCCCGCGAGAAGGGTTCGTCGTTCATCGTCGTGGGACGCCCGATCCTCAAGGCCGAGGACCCCAGCCAGGCCATCCGCCGCATCCTCGCCGAGCTGCGCTGA
- the ispE gene encoding 4-(cytidine 5'-diphospho)-2-C-methyl-D-erythritol kinase → MSAEKLTLSAPAKVNLLLAITGMRADGFHDLVSVVAPLAFGDTLETAYDPAGEADSLRCDMPGVPLDESNLVLKAAQLFRGKTGVKGAFSFDLDKRIPHGAGLGGGSSDGASALRAMNRLTGEPLKESELAALAAELGSDCPLFLQEGPVVMRGRGEHIEPLTGKAAEALRGVGLLVFKPPFGVATGWAYGRMKARGDVYAETARIEAGLAEWQAAPELDKFPFYNNMQTVAFEKYRALPVLLEQLRADFGLTCLMSGSGSACFALIDGLEPEKLSTVRGAISAAWGPQAFIQATSTL, encoded by the coding sequence ATGAGTGCTGAAAAACTGACCCTCTCCGCCCCGGCCAAAGTCAACCTGCTGCTCGCCATCACCGGCATGCGCGCGGACGGCTTTCACGACCTGGTCAGCGTGGTCGCGCCCCTGGCCTTTGGCGACACGCTGGAAACCGCCTACGACCCGGCGGGCGAGGCCGATTCCCTGCGCTGCGACATGCCCGGCGTGCCCCTGGACGAGAGCAACCTCGTGTTGAAGGCGGCGCAGCTCTTTCGCGGCAAGACCGGGGTTAAGGGGGCGTTTTCCTTCGACCTGGACAAGCGCATTCCGCACGGCGCGGGGTTGGGCGGGGGAAGCAGTGATGGGGCCTCGGCCCTGCGCGCCATGAACCGCCTGACCGGTGAGCCGCTGAAGGAGTCCGAACTGGCCGCGCTGGCGGCGGAACTGGGCTCGGACTGCCCGCTGTTTTTGCAGGAAGGGCCGGTCGTGATGCGCGGGCGAGGTGAGCACATCGAGCCGCTGACGGGCAAGGCTGCCGAGGCGCTTCGCGGGGTGGGGCTGCTGGTGTTCAAGCCGCCCTTCGGGGTCGCCACCGGCTGGGCTTACGGACGGATGAAGGCCCGGGGCGATGTCTATGCCGAGACGGCCCGGATCGAGGCCGGGCTGGCCGAGTGGCAGGCCGCGCCGGAGTTGGACAAGTTCCCGTTTTACAACAACATGCAGACGGTCGCCTTCGAGAAGTACCGGGCCCTGCCGGTTCTGCTGGAGCAGTTGCGGGCGGACTTCGGGCTGACCTGCCTGATGAGCGGCAGCGGGAGCGCCTGTTTTGCCCTCATTGACGGGCTGGAGCCGGAAAAACTAAGCACCGTGCGGGGGGCAATTTCCGCCGCCTGGGGGCCGCAGGCCTTTATTCAGGCGACCTCCACGCTGTAG
- the ptsP gene encoding phosphoenolpyruvate--protein phosphotransferase has product MLDRTNKKEEVLQGVAASPGVAHGEVFVIHQRDLEIPVLELEPAYIPREIERFERTLFETRKEILRVRNEVAERLGEGEAKIFDAHLLVLEDTALIDETIRQIEETHHNVEHCYAQVAQHYIEVFAALDDEYIKERMTDIRDVTRRVLQNLLGQTAQNLYELTSERIVASEDVSPSDAAQLEGSKVIGVVTDAGSRTSHAVIMARSLKIPAVVGLHDVTKRLNSGDYVLVDGYDGTVIINPGEETLFRYGKLKQERQNIQKAFEKSSLLPATTLDGKTLKVYGNIGGPEECPGVLGNGGAGVGLYRTESLFISRDKFPTEEEQFQVYRRAVEAMQPNPMIIRTLDLGGDKMVSSYQYAQEEENPFMGFRAIRFCLEHTDVFKDQLRAILRASAFGEVQIMYPMISSVEELLRANQVLEEAREELRNRHAAFDENIKVGSMIEIPGAALVADLLAEHCDFFSIGTNDLIQYLLAVDRVNDRIAHLYQPNHPAVVRTLERIMDVAREHKVPVGVCGEMAADPIYVPLLYGLGAESISVTPASLPEIKYLLRRMKLKEAQALAKKVARLSDPESIYMTLSAFYAKVMGDLFKEESES; this is encoded by the coding sequence ATGTTAGACCGTACTAATAAAAAAGAAGAAGTTCTACAAGGGGTTGCCGCTTCGCCCGGCGTCGCCCATGGGGAAGTCTTCGTCATTCACCAGCGGGATCTCGAAATTCCCGTCCTCGAACTGGAACCGGCCTACATCCCCCGCGAGATTGAACGTTTCGAGCGAACGCTGTTCGAGACGCGCAAGGAGATCCTCCGCGTGCGCAACGAAGTGGCCGAACGCCTCGGCGAGGGCGAGGCCAAGATTTTTGACGCTCACCTGCTGGTGCTCGAAGATACCGCGCTGATCGACGAGACGATCCGCCAGATCGAGGAGACGCACCACAATGTCGAGCATTGCTACGCCCAGGTGGCGCAGCACTACATCGAGGTCTTCGCCGCGCTCGACGACGAGTACATCAAGGAGCGGATGACGGACATCCGCGACGTGACCCGGCGCGTGCTCCAGAATCTTCTCGGGCAGACCGCACAGAACCTTTACGAACTGACCTCGGAGCGCATCGTCGCCTCCGAGGATGTCTCGCCCTCCGATGCCGCCCAGTTGGAGGGCAGCAAGGTGATCGGCGTCGTCACCGACGCCGGCAGCCGCACCAGCCACGCGGTCATCATGGCCCGCTCGCTCAAAATCCCTGCCGTGGTCGGCCTGCACGATGTCACCAAGCGCCTGAACAGCGGTGACTATGTGCTGGTCGATGGTTATGACGGGACGGTGATTATCAACCCCGGCGAGGAGACGCTGTTCCGCTATGGCAAGCTCAAGCAGGAGCGCCAGAACATCCAAAAGGCTTTCGAGAAAAGCAGCCTGCTGCCCGCCACCACGCTCGATGGGAAAACTCTGAAAGTTTACGGTAACATCGGCGGGCCCGAAGAGTGCCCCGGTGTGCTGGGTAACGGGGGCGCGGGCGTCGGGCTTTACCGGACCGAGTCGCTCTTCATCAGCCGGGACAAGTTCCCCACAGAGGAGGAGCAGTTTCAGGTTTACCGGCGGGCGGTGGAGGCCATGCAGCCCAACCCGATGATCATCCGCACACTCGACCTCGGCGGCGATAAGATGGTCAGCAGCTATCAGTACGCGCAGGAGGAGGAGAACCCCTTCATGGGCTTCCGGGCGATCCGTTTCTGCCTGGAGCATACCGATGTTTTCAAGGACCAGCTCAGGGCCATCCTGCGGGCGAGTGCATTCGGCGAGGTGCAGATCATGTATCCCATGATCAGCAGCGTGGAAGAGCTTCTGCGCGCCAACCAGGTGCTGGAAGAGGCCCGCGAGGAACTGCGCAACCGCCATGCCGCCTTCGACGAGAACATCAAGGTCGGCAGCATGATCGAAATCCCCGGCGCGGCCCTGGTGGCCGACTTGCTGGCCGAGCATTGCGACTTTTTCAGTATCGGTACGAACGACTTGATCCAGTACCTGCTGGCGGTTGACCGGGTTAACGACCGGATCGCGCACCTTTACCAGCCAAACCACCCGGCGGTGGTGCGGACACTGGAGCGGATCATGGACGTGGCCCGTGAGCACAAGGTGCCGGTCGGAGTCTGCGGCGAGATGGCGGCGGACCCGATTTATGTGCCCTTGCTCTACGGGCTGGGGGCCGAGTCCATCAGCGTGACACCCGCCTCGCTGCCCGAGATCAAGTACCTGCTGCGGCGTATGAAGCTCAAAGAGGCCCAGGCGCTGGCCAAAAAGGTCGCCCGCCTGTCCGATCCGGAGAGCATCTATATGACCCTGTCCGCGTTTTACGCCAAGGTCATGGGCGATCTTTTCAAGGAAGAGTCAGAGTCCTGA
- a CDS encoding 7-carboxy-7-deazaguanine synthase QueE encodes MKLARHGTGPEIFESLQGEGLSMGVPSVFVRLSLCNLHCTWCDTAYTWNWTNTQYRHVNDTPDAPRKYRREEEIIELDCESVAELILKFRARNLIFTGGEPLLQGRELARLAAHLLRLDPACRFEVETNGTLRPPPALDAHIAQYNVSPKLSNSGNSPTEREKPDAIAFFARCERAWFKFVVANAADLEEVRTLQNRYDIPQSRILLMPEGTSPDELREKSRWLAPLCLQHGYRFGDRLHVHLYGSKRGV; translated from the coding sequence ATGAAACTGGCCAGACACGGCACCGGCCCCGAAATCTTCGAAAGCCTGCAAGGCGAAGGTCTCAGCATGGGCGTGCCCAGCGTCTTCGTCCGCCTCTCCCTGTGCAACCTCCACTGCACCTGGTGCGACACTGCCTACACCTGGAACTGGACCAATACCCAGTACAGGCACGTTAACGACACCCCCGACGCCCCCCGCAAGTACCGCCGCGAGGAGGAAATCATCGAACTGGACTGCGAAAGCGTGGCTGAACTTATCCTCAAGTTTCGGGCGCGCAACCTGATCTTCACCGGCGGGGAGCCGCTACTCCAGGGGCGGGAACTCGCCCGCCTGGCCGCGCATCTGCTCAGGCTTGATCCGGCCTGCCGTTTCGAGGTCGAGACCAACGGCACGCTGCGCCCGCCCCCGGCTCTCGATGCGCACATAGCGCAGTACAACGTCTCCCCCAAGCTCTCGAACTCCGGCAACTCCCCCACCGAACGCGAAAAGCCGGATGCCATCGCCTTCTTCGCCCGGTGTGAGCGGGCGTGGTTCAAGTTCGTCGTCGCCAATGCCGCCGACCTGGAGGAAGTCCGCACGCTACAAAACCGCTACGACATTCCGCAGAGCCGCATCCTTCTCATGCCCGAAGGAACCAGTCCCGACGAACTGCGGGAAAAAAGCCGCTGGCTCGCCCCCCTCTGCCTGCAACACGGCTACCGCTTCGGCGACCGCCTGCACGTCCACCTCTACGGCAGCAAGCGCGGCGTCTGA
- a CDS encoding prepilin-type N-terminal cleavage/methylation domain-containing protein has translation MCEARTCRSAPCPGKRELSPLSLQNRPGFTLVEIMVVVIVVGILAVLAVSSFHQVRLRSQNTIILNAFRQFKGAFTMYEMENGFWPEDTNEGILPPEMEGYIPRHDFENTTPMGGNWDWECGVFGIAAGVSLRAARVDDEQMQMVDQSLDDGNLAQGSFRVVDSDAYTLVLMEE, from the coding sequence ATGTGCGAAGCTCGCACCTGTCGCTCTGCGCCCTGCCCCGGGAAGCGTGAGCTCAGTCCTCTCTCGCTTCAGAATCGGCCCGGATTCACCCTGGTCGAGATCATGGTTGTTGTCATTGTTGTAGGCATACTGGCGGTGCTGGCCGTATCATCGTTTCATCAGGTGCGGCTTCGTTCCCAGAATACGATCATACTTAACGCATTCCGGCAGTTCAAAGGGGCTTTTACCATGTACGAGATGGAGAACGGCTTCTGGCCCGAGGACACCAATGAGGGGATCCTCCCGCCGGAGATGGAGGGCTATATCCCGCGTCACGATTTTGAAAACACCACTCCGATGGGCGGTAACTGGGATTGGGAGTGTGGGGTCTTTGGCATAGCGGCAGGCGTTTCCCTGCGAGCCGCCAGAGTGGACGATGAGCAGATGCAAATGGTGGACCAAAGCCTCGACGACGGCAACCTGGCCCAGGGCAGCTTCCGCGTCGTGGACAGCGATGCCTACACGCTTGTCCTGATGGAGGAGTGA
- a CDS encoding HPr family phosphocarrier protein, producing MDLKDRADNGNEVTRVLKVQNKMGIHARPAAMIVRIANKYESVEVWVEKDSDQINGKSIMGLMMLAAGQGSELKFIATGDKAPDLLNELEELFSRKFEEA from the coding sequence ATGGATTTGAAAGACAGAGCCGACAATGGCAACGAAGTCACCCGTGTTCTCAAAGTACAGAACAAGATGGGCATCCATGCGCGGCCCGCTGCGATGATCGTGCGGATTGCCAACAAATACGAAAGCGTAGAAGTCTGGGTCGAAAAAGACAGCGACCAGATCAACGGCAAAAGTATCATGGGACTGATGATGCTGGCCGCCGGGCAGGGCTCCGAACTCAAGTTCATCGCCACCGGCGACAAGGCCCCCGACCTCCTCAACGAGCTGGAAGAACTCTTCTCCCGCAAGTTCGAGGAAGCCTGA
- a CDS encoding glycoside hydrolase family 78 protein, producing the protein MIIWKSSLLAGITGVVLWVNAACLAPSLHAGVDAPVHLRCEGQEGPLGIYPRSPRLSWQLADTGSDVRQSAYQVVVAYSRENLDKGHFWWDSGKVISDQSVGVVYGGPEPEARQLYFWKVRVWDRSGNVSDWSEVATWETGLLGRGDWSARWITGHERDTAQSMPAVYYRTQFNIPPAGQEGDKVESARLYVSARGVFEGWINGQRVGEDYFAPGWTDYNIRNQYLTYDVTDALRKGENVLGFIVGDGWHNGYLMWGKHHRKNWYGEDTALLAQLVIRYQDGNEHIVATDENWLNRTGPIVSSDFYDGETYDARLELGNWSEPGYDAEGWWPCRLLQAPQVPMEAKRFGTVRQHETLKPVAVTRGEKGEWIYDFGQNMVGWVKLRVSGEEGDSVILRFAETLHPDGSLYTDNLRKAKVTDTYHFARAGTVEWEPHFTFHGFRYASVWAAHEPESVEAVVMHTQLQPAGSIETSNPLVNRLQQNIVWSLRSNFLEIPTDCPQRDERLGWTGDAQVFIRTAIYNRDVKNFFEKWLTDLRDAQGKDGQFPNIAPRLNQKSSAAGWGDAGVICPWAIYQFYGDRRVLEENYEAMKAWVDFQERSSDNLIRPESGFGDWLALDKEDSRGPGDTATPRALVATAFFAHAADLVARTAEVLENERDKQHYSDLHERVRTAFQKEFISQGGRVSGDTQTAYVLALGFGLVPERLRETASGYLVDDIRARDWHLSTGFIGTGLLMPVLNEIGRNDVAYRLLLQETYPGWLYSVRQGATTMWERWNSYSHENGFARGGMNSFNHYAYGAVGQWLYAVVGGISPLDPGFKSILIRPVPGGDLTWAKTHYDCPYGRIETDWKVEGDTFTLKAIVPPNTSAVVELPDGRRETVGSGVHNYTCTLPAASRG; encoded by the coding sequence ATGATCATCTGGAAATCTTCCCTCCTGGCAGGGATCACAGGAGTCGTCTTGTGGGTAAACGCGGCCTGCCTGGCCCCTTCCTTGCACGCTGGCGTCGATGCTCCGGTGCATTTGCGCTGTGAGGGTCAGGAGGGGCCGCTGGGGATTTATCCTCGTTCCCCGCGCCTGAGCTGGCAACTGGCCGATACCGGAAGCGATGTGCGCCAGAGCGCCTACCAGGTGGTGGTCGCCTATTCGAGAGAAAACCTCGACAAGGGGCATTTCTGGTGGGACAGCGGAAAAGTCATTTCGGACCAATCGGTCGGCGTCGTCTATGGTGGTCCCGAGCCCGAGGCGCGGCAGCTGTATTTCTGGAAAGTGCGGGTCTGGGACCGGAGCGGAAACGTCTCCGACTGGAGCGAGGTGGCCACTTGGGAGACCGGGTTGCTAGGGCGTGGTGACTGGAGCGCGCGCTGGATCACTGGCCACGAGCGCGACACCGCGCAGAGCATGCCAGCCGTTTATTACCGTACGCAGTTCAATATCCCCCCCGCCGGCCAGGAGGGCGACAAGGTCGAGTCGGCCCGGCTTTACGTGAGCGCCCGAGGGGTTTTTGAAGGCTGGATCAACGGCCAGCGCGTGGGCGAGGACTACTTCGCGCCCGGCTGGACGGACTATAACATCCGCAACCAGTACCTGACCTACGACGTGACTGACGCCCTGCGCAAGGGCGAGAATGTGCTCGGTTTCATCGTCGGCGATGGCTGGCACAACGGCTATCTCATGTGGGGCAAGCATCACCGGAAAAACTGGTATGGCGAAGATACGGCTCTGCTCGCGCAGTTGGTGATCCGCTACCAGGACGGCAACGAACACATCGTCGCCACGGATGAAAACTGGCTCAACCGCACTGGCCCGATTGTGTCCTCTGATTTCTATGACGGCGAAACCTATGATGCCCGCCTCGAACTTGGGAACTGGAGCGAGCCCGGCTACGATGCCGAAGGCTGGTGGCCGTGTCGCCTGCTGCAGGCTCCGCAAGTCCCGATGGAGGCCAAGCGCTTCGGGACCGTGCGCCAGCACGAGACGCTCAAACCGGTTGCGGTGACGCGCGGGGAGAAGGGCGAATGGATTTACGACTTCGGGCAGAACATGGTCGGATGGGTGAAGCTTCGCGTCTCCGGCGAGGAGGGGGACTCGGTGATCCTGCGTTTCGCCGAGACGCTCCACCCGGACGGAAGCCTGTACACGGACAACTTGCGCAAGGCCAAAGTGACCGATACCTACCACTTCGCGCGCGCAGGCACGGTCGAGTGGGAGCCGCATTTCACCTTTCACGGTTTTCGCTATGCCAGCGTTTGGGCCGCCCACGAGCCGGAGTCGGTCGAGGCGGTTGTCATGCACACACAACTACAACCGGCGGGCTCGATTGAGACCTCCAATCCGCTGGTCAACCGCCTTCAGCAGAACATCGTCTGGAGCCTGCGCAGTAATTTTCTCGAAATCCCCACCGACTGCCCGCAGCGCGATGAGCGGCTCGGCTGGACCGGGGATGCCCAGGTCTTTATCCGCACCGCGATCTATAACCGTGACGTGAAAAACTTCTTCGAAAAGTGGCTGACGGACCTGCGTGACGCGCAGGGCAAGGACGGCCAGTTCCCGAACATCGCTCCGCGGCTGAACCAGAAAAGCAGCGCCGCCGGATGGGGGGACGCCGGGGTGATCTGCCCGTGGGCGATCTACCAGTTTTACGGCGACCGGCGGGTGCTGGAGGAGAACTACGAGGCCATGAAGGCGTGGGTGGATTTTCAGGAACGTTCGAGCGACAACCTGATCCGCCCCGAGTCCGGATTTGGCGATTGGCTGGCGCTGGACAAGGAGGATTCTCGCGGCCCCGGCGACACCGCCACGCCCCGCGCCCTGGTGGCGACGGCTTTCTTCGCGCACGCGGCGGACCTCGTGGCACGCACAGCCGAGGTGCTTGAAAATGAGCGCGACAAGCAGCACTACTCCGATCTGCACGAGCGTGTGCGCACGGCGTTCCAGAAGGAATTCATCAGCCAGGGCGGGCGCGTCAGCGGCGATACGCAGACCGCGTATGTGCTCGCGCTCGGGTTCGGCCTGGTGCCCGAGCGGCTGCGCGAGACGGCCTCCGGTTATCTGGTCGATGATATCCGTGCGCGGGACTGGCACCTCTCCACCGGATTCATCGGGACCGGCCTGCTCATGCCCGTGCTCAACGAAATCGGCCGCAACGACGTGGCCTACCGCCTGCTGTTGCAGGAAACTTATCCGGGCTGGCTCTACTCCGTGCGCCAGGGGGCGACCACGATGTGGGAGCGCTGGAACAGCTACTCGCATGAGAATGGTTTCGCTCGCGGCGGCATGAACTCCTTTAACCACTACGCCTACGGCGCGGTCGGGCAGTGGCTGTATGCGGTAGTCGGCGGTATCTCGCCGCTGGACCCCGGTTTTAAGTCGATCCTGATCCGCCCCGTGCCCGGCGGCGACTTGACCTGGGCTAAAACCCACTACGACTGCCCCTACGGGCGGATCGAGACGGACTGGAAAGTCGAGGGCGACACCTTCACGCTGAAGGCGATTGTTCCTCCGAACACAAGCGCGGTGGTCGAGCTGCCCGATGGCCGCCGTGAGACGGTCGGCTCGGGCGTCCACAACTACACTTGCACCTTGCCCGCCGCTTCCCGGGGCTGA